Genomic window (Sediminispirochaeta smaragdinae DSM 11293):
GATTTCAGCAGGAAGATCGACAATGGGCTGTGAATCAGTAAGCCCCAGTTTTTCACGGACAATATTCGCAAGCCTAATGGGATCTGCTTCCCCAAGATCCTTAAACCCGTATTCCGGTTTAACATTCAGCAGATCTTCAAGGGTATTGTAGTTCTTCAGCCACTGGGCAGTTTCATAAAGCATTTGATCTCTTTCAGCCTTTTCTCTGGCAGACAAATTACTGTTGGTTCTGAAACGCAGACTCTGCAGCTTTGGGGCGTCGGCCAGAATATCGGGCAACCCCACCTCAAGGGCATTGCAGAACTTAAGTAGGGTAGAGGATTTTGGTTCGGAACGTCCGTTCAAGATATTGGAAATGGTTGCAGTTCCGACCCCCATCCGCGCAGACAGTTTGGCGATCGAATAGCCCTTAATCTTCATAATGCGCCTGATATTGGCGCCTATATCTTCAATAGCCATGCCCCTTGCTCCCTTATAATTATAATATACCACACAATTTGATTTATACAAAAACTAATAATTAAATAGTACAATATTTAATATTGACATATGGAGTTTGTTTATGTATTTTAGGAATAAGGACAAAAAAAGCCAGGAACTGGTACTTCCCGGCCCTAAACCAATTGTTAATTGGCTTTGTCCAATCCATGAGAACAGGACATTATAGTTTACAACACAACCATATTACACAATTAATAATAAAGTCAAGTTCTCGAAACTAAGAGGTGATCATTTATGTCTAACACAAATGATCGAATGGTTTATCGCAGAGCCAACGGCGACTGGGTAAACAAGAAGAACGGCAGTAGCCGTGCAAGCAGTGTCCACGACACACAGGCAGGGGCAATCGATGCCGCCAGAGCAAATTTGATTCATCAGGGCGGCGGGGAACTCACGACAAAGGGCCGTAACGGCCGCATTCGAAGCAAAGATACCATTGGCGGAGGCAATGATCCATGCCCACCAAGGGACAAGGAGCATTAGAATGAGCAGCAAAAGATACAAGACCGGCGAAAAAGCTCCAGCAAGGGCCTGGTATACCTGGGACGGCTATATTGACGGAACAACTACTCCAAAACCAACCGCTGAAGAGATGAGAATACCCCTTGAAACAGGCGAAACATTCCCTCCGATTCATTCATGTAACAAAGGCGCCTACTGGGTTCTGAATTCTTACAGATAATCAACGTAGCCGGAGAATTTCTCCGGCTTTTTACAATTCAACCTTTATTTCACCTGACATAAGTTTGGGAGTTTTGGTAATAATGAATTTCGTATATTCTCAAGCGTGTTTAATTGTTTACTATTGCGTTTTATCTTTAATAGATAGGGATATATTTCTGTGGGATATCTAATTGCCATATCCATATTTGGTATATAAAAACGAATGTTCAATATATCTTCTGGTCTCACCCTCTGATGACTACCACTTGTTACTGATGCAGCCATTTCTAATTCTGCAACAGCATTATCAGATTTGAAAAGGGAATATCAATGATCTTCTTGTTGAACCTTTTGAGTTGAGAACTTTACGCTTCAGAACCAAAAAATTAAGAGGTAGAGAGAAAGTTGAAAGAGATCAAACCAAAAACAAAACTGCCGTATGGTTGGAGAACTATAAGTTTCTTGAAGAGAAATTACATGAGCAGCTCAGTTTTGAACTGACTGGGCCTTTCTCTTCTGACCTGGGATTATCTATCGAGAGACAAATTTTTATATTGAGCATGAACTCGGGCATCTTGTAGTTCCCCATAAATCGTATGAAGCATCTATTCGTACGTAAACTCTATTATCTGTCCATTTACTAATGCTCTTTTGGGAATGCCGTTTGATACATCAATATCGTCTGAATCTTCAAGTGTAAAAAAAGTTATGGTATTGGCATCTTCTCCATCCGTTTCAACTCGAATATCTGTATTAACCCATATCCCATTATAATTCCCCTTATATGCCTTGCCATCAAATATAATCAAGCGTTCATTAATTTCATTATCCTCTAATATATGCTTCGTTATGTAGATGTTATAATTTCTTATTGTACCAAGATCTATGAGTTTTAATGTTTCGTTATCAGGCCAATTCTGTGGATTAATTCTATGCAAAGTTGCAAAAACGGCATCCGTTCGTTCTTCATAACGAATTATTGTATTAAGTATGATCGTATGCTTTCCTGACATACTATTGAGTATTTCATCATTACTTGCATCAGTCGGGTGGTACCATTGGCAGTTAGCAAATAATTGTTCTAACTCCAACGACTTAAATTGATAGCCATAATATGCAAAAATACAATTTCGTAATATATGAATATCGTTTCTCGGTATATATGGCAATACTTTGTTATAAATGAAATCACTATCGATATCATAATCGTCACAGTCATCCAATAATTTTTTGTAATGATTTACCACAAATAATAAAAGGGGATCATTGCTGTTACTTTCTATTTTTTCAACGTTGATAAGTGCCGGTGGTACGAGTACCCCAACAAATACCGCGTCACAGGATGCCATGTCTTTTACATCAAAGTCAGGTGCATATGTAAATTGGAGGTATCCGCATGTTTTATCACCACGGGAAAGCCTGATATCGTAATCTTCACTATTGCAATTTCCAGTATTGATTTCATCTATTATTGAAGCATTGTCTGTGAACAACATATAGCCGTTACTTTCTGCTGTAATTAGACCATTTGCATATTCATGAA
Coding sequences:
- a CDS encoding DUF2188 domain-containing protein, whose product is MSNTNDRMVYRRANGDWVNKKNGSSRASSVHDTQAGAIDAARANLIHQGGGELTTKGRNGRIRSKDTIGGGNDPCPPRDKEH
- a CDS encoding YjzC family protein, with product MSSKRYKTGEKAPARAWYTWDGYIDGTTTPKPTAEEMRIPLETGETFPPIHSCNKGAYWVLNSYR
- a CDS encoding YARHG domain-containing protein is translated as MGLCTAALFAKTTVQIHEYANGLITAESNGYMLFTDNASIIDEINTGNCNSEDYDIRLSRGDKTCGYLQFTYAPDFDVKDMASCDAVFVGVLVPPALINVEKIESNSNDPLLLFVVNHYKKLLDDCDDYDIDSDFIYNKVLPYIPRNDIHILRNCIFAYYGYQFKSLELEQLFANCQWYHPTDASNDEILNSMSGKHTIILNTIIRYEERTDAVFATLHRINPQNWPDNETLKLIDLGTIRNYNIYITKHILEDNEINERLIIFDGKAYKGNYNGIWVNTDIRVETDGEDANTITFFTLEDSDDIDVSNGIPKRALVNGQIIEFTYE